Proteins encoded by one window of Conger conger chromosome 1, fConCon1.1, whole genome shotgun sequence:
- the LOC133123813 gene encoding fucolectin-1-like, whose amino-acid sequence MKVIILLVQIVALSAVKSCSVPPGFTEENVALRGKATQSGLLPGPVAAFSLAANAIDGNQEPDFYHASCSHTSFSPNSWWRVDLLKSYLITSVTITNRGDCCGDRISGAQILIGDSLENNGINNARCSKIESMRAGETKTFPCPGLMLGRYVTVHLPGKNYLHLCEVEVNALLPPANLCG is encoded by the exons ATGAAGGTGATAATCTTACTTGTTCAGATCGTGGCACTTTCAGCCGTCAAGTCATGCTCAGTTCCTCCAGGATTTACAGAAG AGAACGTGGCTTTACGCGGCAAGGCCACTCAATCAGGGCTTCTACCAGGCCCTGTGGCAGCGTTCAGCCTGGCAGCCAATGCCATTGATGGAAACCAAGAACCTGATTTCTACCATGCGTCCTGTtcccacacctcattcagcccCAACTCCTGGTGGAGGGTGGACCTGCTGAAGTCCTACTTAATCACCTCCGTCACCATCACCAACAGAGGAGACTGCTGTGGAGACAGGATCAGTGGAGCTCAGATCCTCATCGGCGACTCCCTGGAGAACAACGGCATCAATAATGCACG GTGCAGCAAGATTGAATCtatgagagcaggagagactaAAACCTTTCCCTGTCCCGGGCTAATGCTGGGACGCTACGTGACGGTGCACCTTCCAGGAAAGAACTACCTTCATCTCTGTGAAGTGGAAGTGAACGCTTTGCTTCCTCCCGCTAACTTGTGTGGCTGA